The following are encoded in a window of Astyanax mexicanus isolate ESR-SI-001 chromosome 6, AstMex3_surface, whole genome shotgun sequence genomic DNA:
- the LOC103031540 gene encoding receptor-type tyrosine-protein phosphatase H — MYWGGSVATHTVSSLSPGIKYNFTLYTVFGGERSSGYNFSAVTMPLSVARVNVTQRSETQLVISWEKANSSNISYILSHSNRTETSITDLDKSSLVNYTIPSLSPGTRYTFTLFTVFEGVRSRGLNFSSVTASVKVSGLRCEQVTGGSGLVLVWTAPGGVWTGVEVLMEGRGPQYSNRTRLELGDLRPARWYNLTLKLCSGDVRSAPVSIRCLTDPRGVIAGAVLVVLFIVFLCCLGVCVKGRRCITKRKTQHARPSSLAPIEALEEGVSRAPVQAKPQTSVLNKQLSRGTLQENPYRSPRPQ, encoded by the exons ATGTACTGGGGAGGATCTGTGGCTACACACACAGTCTCCTCTTTATCTCCGGGAATTAAGTATAACTTTACTCTCTACACCGTGTTCGGAGGAGAACGCAGCAGCGGCTACAACTTTTCTGCTGTTACCA tgCCCCTCAGTGTTGCTCGAGTGAACGTGACGCAGAGATCTGAAACTCAGCTGGTGATTTCTTGGGAAAAAGCGAACAGCAGCAACATCAGCTACATCCTGAGtcacagtaacaggactgaaaccTCCATTACCGACCTGGATAAAAGTTCACTAGTGAACTACACCATCCCGTCTCTCTCTCCAGGGACCAGatacaccttcacactcttcactgTGTTTGAAGGCGTAAGGAGCAGAGGCCTGAACTTCTCTTCAGTCACAG CCTCTGTAAAGGTGAGTGGTCTACGCTGTGAGCAGGTTACTGGGGGCAGTGGTTTGGTACTGGTCTGGACCGCTCCGGGTGGAGTATGGACGGGGGTGGAGGTGCtgatggagggaagaggtcctcagTACTCCAACAGAACGAGACTGGAGCTCGGGGATCTCCGGCCGGCGCGGTGGTATAACCTGACCCTGAAGTTGTGCTCAGGAGATGTGAGGAGCGCTCCAGTCTCCATCAGGTGTCTGACTGATCCTAGAG gagTGATAGCAGGAGCAGTATTGGTTGTTCTGTTCATCGTTTTTCTTTGTTGTCTTGGAGTTTGTGTAAAAGGCCGGCGGTGTATTACTAAAAG AAAAACTCAGCATGCGAGACCTTCCAGTCTTGCACCGATTGAAGCACTGGAAGAAGGTGTGAGCAGAGCTCCAGTCCAGGCTAAACCACAGACTTCTGTTCTGAATAAACAACTTTCTAGAGGAACTCTTCAGGAAAACCCGTACAGAAGCCCCAGACCTCAGTGA